One part of the Solanum dulcamara chromosome 3, daSolDulc1.2, whole genome shotgun sequence genome encodes these proteins:
- the LOC129882118 gene encoding APO protein 3, mitochondrial, with amino-acid sequence MFHRRVTSILNLRGNVIISTVKEVGNVGPLYSTASAMEVLPRKLKKAEKKPWVTSINELKRKARLDKQERRVVREVALRPPENGLLVEKLIPVAHQVLASRAQLLACVSRISEEIPIYFCSFCTEVHVGHPPHKIRTCNASGSQKNIEHTWQKGGVDHVLPVVQSFHLYDRLGRAVSHNERLEVDRIPALVELCIQAGVDLPDYPTRRRKFPIYQVAGKLIDFEKRFPKDDFSGKDIETFRSRETSKKPIGDGNYLNLPYDDIKGFAMRGMEAWEIMRTGAIQLMQTYGVQTCGYCPELQVGPKGHRVRQCQAFKHQMRDGQHAWQAATIDDFLSTVYVWHVQNPHAGDLLVDSLKRYYGKLPAVVELFSQAGAQVGDDYYHMMREDVVVPALDEEKLVV; translated from the exons ATGTTTCATAGGCGAGTTACGTCAATCTTAAATCTTCGTGGAAATGTGATAATATCCACTGTGAAGGAGGTGGGAAATGTTGGTCCATTGTATTCAACTGCATCAGCCATGGAAGTGCTACCAAGAAAGCTGAAAAAGGCTGAAAAAAAGCCATGGGTGACGAGTATTAACGAGCTTAAGCGGAAAGCAAGACTGGATAAGCAAGAGAGAAGGGTGGTACGTGAAGTTGCGCTGCGGCCACCTGAAAATGGGCTATTAGTTGAAAAGCTAATACCTGTTGCTCATCAGGTCTTAGCTTCCAGAGCTCAATTATTAGCTTGTGTTTCGAGGATTTCGGAGGAAATTCCTATTTATTTTTGCAG CTTCTGTACCGAAGTTCATGTTGGTCATCCACCACATAAGATCCGAACTTGCAATGCTAGCGGCAGTCAGAAGAACATAGAGCATACATGGCAAAAAGGGGGCGTAGATCATGTATTACCTGTTGTACAATCTTTTCATCTCTATGACAGGTTAGGAAGAGCTGTTTCACACAATGAGCGACTTGAAGTTGATCGCATCCCAGCCCTTGTGGAATTGTGCATTCAAGCTGGTGTGGACTTACCTGACTACCCAACCCGAAGAAGGAAGTTCCCCATTTACCAGGTTGCTGGAAAACTCATAGATTTTGAGAAGAGATTTCCCAAGGATGATTTTTCCGGGAAGGACATAGAAACTTTTAGGTCTAGGGAAACTAGTAAAAAGCCCATTGGAGAtggaaattatttaaatttaccctaTGATGACATAAAAG GATTCGCCATGCGAGGAATGGAAGCTTGGGAGATTATGCGTACTGGAGCCATACAGCTCATGCAAACATATGGTGTTCAAACATGTGGATATTGTCCTGAGTTGCAAGTTGGGCCAAAGGGTCATAGGGTTAGGCAATGTCAAGCCTTCAAGCACCAGATGAGGGATGGACAGCATGCTTGGCAAGCGGCAACAATAGATGATTTTCTCTCCACTGTATATGTTTGGCATGTCCAAAACCCGCATGCTGGTGACCTTTTGGTAGATTCTTTGAAGAGGTATTACGGAAAGTTACCTGCAGTCGTTGAACTGTTTAGTCAAGCTGGAGCACAGGTAGGTGATGATTACTATCACATGATGAGGGAAGATGTTGTAGTTCCTGCACTCGATGAAGAAAAGTTAGTTGTATAA
- the LOC129882119 gene encoding protein CIA1-like isoform X3, which translates to MPALPFGKMSVFIPMRVSTLLSDDLTMEIWSCETERTVEIWELHHAPLNEAENPEIFASVGADDAVRVFIENKDNEVDELTFKLLLKKEKAHEMNVNSLKCHAGDKRFLASASDDGTEKIWEFVCPSPQWQG; encoded by the exons ATGCCAGCACTGCCATTTGGAAAGATGTCGGTGTTCATTCCTATGAGAGTATCTACACTTTTAAG TGATGACCTTACCATGGAGATATGGAGTTGTGAGACGGAGAGAACTGTGGAGATTTG GGAATTACACCATGCGCCACTTAATGAGGCAGAAAACCCAGAAATATTTGCGAGTGTAGGAGCTGATGACGCTGTACGTGTGTTTATCGAGAATAAGGACAATGAG GTTGATGAACTTACATTTAAACTACTTTTGAAGAAGGAGAAGGCTCATGAAATGAACGTAAATTCTCTGAAATGTCACGCTGGG GATAAAAGGTTTTTGGCGTCAGCCAGTGATGATGGAACAGAGAAGATATGGGAGTTCGTTTGCCCTTCGCCTCAGTGGCAGGGCTAG
- the LOC129882119 gene encoding protein CIA1-like isoform X1, translating into MPALPFGKMSVFIPMRVSTLLSDDLTMEIWSCETERTVEIWSHACTLSGYHDFAVDWLWELHHAPLNEAENPEIFASVGADDAVRVFIENKDNEVDELTFKLLLKKEKAHEMNVNSLKCHAGDKRFLASASDDGTEKIWEFVCPSPQWQG; encoded by the exons ATGCCAGCACTGCCATTTGGAAAGATGTCGGTGTTCATTCCTATGAGAGTATCTACACTTTTAAG TGATGACCTTACCATGGAGATATGGAGTTGTGAGACGGAGAGAACTGTGGAGATTTG GTCACATGCTTGCACTCTATCTGGATATCATGATTTCGCAGTTGACTGGTTGTG GGAATTACACCATGCGCCACTTAATGAGGCAGAAAACCCAGAAATATTTGCGAGTGTAGGAGCTGATGACGCTGTACGTGTGTTTATCGAGAATAAGGACAATGAG GTTGATGAACTTACATTTAAACTACTTTTGAAGAAGGAGAAGGCTCATGAAATGAACGTAAATTCTCTGAAATGTCACGCTGGG GATAAAAGGTTTTTGGCGTCAGCCAGTGATGATGGAACAGAGAAGATATGGGAGTTCGTTTGCCCTTCGCCTCAGTGGCAGGGCTAG
- the LOC129882116 gene encoding monodehydroascorbate reductase: protein MAEKSFKYVIVGGGVSAGYAAREFAKQGVKPGELAIISKEAVAPYERPALSKAYLFPEGAARLPGFHVCVGSGGERLLPEWYAEKGISLILSTEIVKADLALKTLVSAAGESFKYQTLVIATGSTVLKLSDFGVQGADSKNIFYLREIDDADQLVEALKAKKNGKAVVVGGGYIGLELSAVLRLNNIEVNMVYPEPWCMPRLFTEGIAAFYEGYYKNKGVNIIKGTVAVGFDTHPNGEVKEVKLKDGRVLEADIVVVGVGARPLTTLFKGQVEEEKGGIKTDAFFKTSVPDVYAVGDVATFPLKMYNDIRRVEHVDHSRKSAEQAVKAIFASEQGKSVDEYDYLPYFYSRAFDLSWQFYGDNVGETVLFGDADPSSATHKFGQYWIKDGKIVGAFLESGTPDENKAIAKVAKVQPLATLDQLAQEGISFASKI, encoded by the exons ATGGCGGAGAAATCATTTAAGTATGTGATCGTCGGTGGAGGTGTTTCTGCT GGTTATGCTGCTAGAGAATTTGCAAAACAGGGAGTTAAGCCTGGGGAACTGGCTATTATTTCCAAAGAGGCG GTGGCTCCTTATGAACGTCCTGCACTTAGCAAAGCATACCTTTTTCCTGAAG GAGCTGCTAGACTCCCAGGGTTTCATGTGTGTGTTGGAAGTGGAGGAGAGAGACTGCTTCCTGAGTGGTATGCAGAGAAAG GCATATCGTTGATCCTGAGTACTGAAATAGTGAAAGCAGATCTTGCTTTAAAGACTCTTGTTAGTGCGGCGGGGGAATCGTTTAAGTATCAGACACTTGTTATTGCAACAGGATCCACT GTTTTGAAGTTGTCAGATTTTGGTGTACAAGGTGCTGATTCCAAGAACATCTTCTACTTGAGAGAAATTGATGATGCTGACCAGCTTGTGGAAGCATTAAAAGCTAAGAAAAATGGGAAGGCTGTAGTTGTTGGGGGAGGATACATTGGTCTCGAGCTTAGTGCTGTACTGAGACTGAACAACATTGAAGTCAATATGGTTTACCCAGAGCCATGGTGCA TGCCTCGGCTTTTCACAGAGGGCATAGCTGCATTCTATGAAGGTTATTATAAAAACAAGGGAGTCAATATCATCAAGGGTACAGTGGCTGTTGGGTTTGATACCCACCCAAATGGAGAG GTGAAAGAAGTCAAACTTAAAGATGGTAGAGTTTTGGAAGCTGACATAGTAGTCGTAGGAGTCGGAGCAAGACCACTCACGACCCTATTCAAAGGGCAAGTTGAAGAGGAGAAGGGAGGAATTAAG ACAGATGCGTTCTTCAAAACAAGTGTACCTGATGTATATGCTGTGGGTGATGTTGCCACTTTCCCTTTGAAAATGTACAATGACATTAGAAGAGTTGAACATGTTGATCATTCTCGCAAATCTGCTGAGCAGGCTGTCAAG GCAATATTTGCCAGTGAGCAAGGGAAGTCTGTCGATGAATATGACTACCTTCCATACTTCTACTCCCGTGCCTTTGATTTGTCTTGGCAATTCTACGGTGATAACGTGGGTGAAACAGTGCTCTTTGGAGACGCTGATCCCAGCTCTGCAACTCACAAATTTGGACAATACTGGATCAAAGACGGAAAGATCGTTGGTGCATTCCTCGAGAGCGGGACACCTGACGAGAACAAGGCAATTGCTAAAGTTGCAAAAGTTCAACCCCTTGCTACCTTGGATCAATTGGCACAGGAGGGCATCAGCTTTGCCTCAAAGATCTAA
- the LOC129881422 gene encoding uncharacterized protein LOC129881422 — MTNKRESSSKFSIQSPRRPDPNGDKLDSTRPSNLLAKKNNVTVKHDQEKFNDTRTNIMVHVGHASTHTEGGSMRAEDNGRERLKRHRIEVAGHVWIPEIWGQEELLNDWIDCSAFDSKLMNNNNIMSAKAALVEERRRRNSSCRLRIENSY, encoded by the coding sequence ATGACGAACAAACGAGAAAGTTCATCAAAATTTTCGATACAATCCCCGAGACGTCCTGACCCTAACGGTGACAAGCTCGATTCAACGAGGCCTAGTAATTTACTagccaagaaaaataatgtCACGGTCAAGCACGATCAAGAAAAATTCAACGATACGCGAACTAACATCATGGTGCACGTGGGGCATGCCAGCACGCATACCGAGGGCGGGTCGATGAGGGCGGAAGATAATGGACGTGAGAGATTGAAGAGACATAGAATTGAAGTGGCAGGACATGTATGGATACCAGAAATTTGGGGACAAGAGGAATTACTCAATGATTGGATTGATTGTAGTGcatttgattcaaaattgatgaataataataatataatgtcAGCTAAAGCTGCTTTGgttgaagaaagaagaagaagaaattcatCTTGCAGATTGAGAATTGAAAATAGCTATTGA
- the LOC129882119 gene encoding protein CIA1-like isoform X5 — MVVPRNLLVYERVKRSHACTLSGYHDFAVDWLWELHHAPLNEAENPEIFASVGADDAVRVFIENKDNEVDELTFKLLLKKEKAHEMNVNSLKCHAGDKRFLASASDDGTEKIWEFVCPSPQWQG, encoded by the exons ATGGTGGTGCCACGAAATCTTCTAGTATATGAAAGAGTGAAAAG GTCACATGCTTGCACTCTATCTGGATATCATGATTTCGCAGTTGACTGGTTGTG GGAATTACACCATGCGCCACTTAATGAGGCAGAAAACCCAGAAATATTTGCGAGTGTAGGAGCTGATGACGCTGTACGTGTGTTTATCGAGAATAAGGACAATGAG GTTGATGAACTTACATTTAAACTACTTTTGAAGAAGGAGAAGGCTCATGAAATGAACGTAAATTCTCTGAAATGTCACGCTGGG GATAAAAGGTTTTTGGCGTCAGCCAGTGATGATGGAACAGAGAAGATATGGGAGTTCGTTTGCCCTTCGCCTCAGTGGCAGGGCTAG
- the LOC129882119 gene encoding protein CIA1-like isoform X2: MIKPYESGNRISPGFSCVSDDLTMEIWSCETERTVEIWSHACTLSGYHDFAVDWLWELHHAPLNEAENPEIFASVGADDAVRVFIENKDNEVDELTFKLLLKKEKAHEMNVNSLKCHAGDKRFLASASDDGTEKIWEFVCPSPQWQG, from the exons ATGATAAAACCATACGAATCTGGGAACAGAATTTCTCCGGGTTTTTCGTGTGTAAg TGATGACCTTACCATGGAGATATGGAGTTGTGAGACGGAGAGAACTGTGGAGATTTG GTCACATGCTTGCACTCTATCTGGATATCATGATTTCGCAGTTGACTGGTTGTG GGAATTACACCATGCGCCACTTAATGAGGCAGAAAACCCAGAAATATTTGCGAGTGTAGGAGCTGATGACGCTGTACGTGTGTTTATCGAGAATAAGGACAATGAG GTTGATGAACTTACATTTAAACTACTTTTGAAGAAGGAGAAGGCTCATGAAATGAACGTAAATTCTCTGAAATGTCACGCTGGG GATAAAAGGTTTTTGGCGTCAGCCAGTGATGATGGAACAGAGAAGATATGGGAGTTCGTTTGCCCTTCGCCTCAGTGGCAGGGCTAG
- the LOC129882119 gene encoding protein CIA1-like isoform X4: MIKPYESGNRISPGFSCVSDDLTMEIWSCETERTVEIWELHHAPLNEAENPEIFASVGADDAVRVFIENKDNEVDELTFKLLLKKEKAHEMNVNSLKCHAGDKRFLASASDDGTEKIWEFVCPSPQWQG; the protein is encoded by the exons ATGATAAAACCATACGAATCTGGGAACAGAATTTCTCCGGGTTTTTCGTGTGTAAg TGATGACCTTACCATGGAGATATGGAGTTGTGAGACGGAGAGAACTGTGGAGATTTG GGAATTACACCATGCGCCACTTAATGAGGCAGAAAACCCAGAAATATTTGCGAGTGTAGGAGCTGATGACGCTGTACGTGTGTTTATCGAGAATAAGGACAATGAG GTTGATGAACTTACATTTAAACTACTTTTGAAGAAGGAGAAGGCTCATGAAATGAACGTAAATTCTCTGAAATGTCACGCTGGG GATAAAAGGTTTTTGGCGTCAGCCAGTGATGATGGAACAGAGAAGATATGGGAGTTCGTTTGCCCTTCGCCTCAGTGGCAGGGCTAG